In Macrobrachium rosenbergii isolate ZJJX-2024 chromosome 4, ASM4041242v1, whole genome shotgun sequence, one genomic interval encodes:
- the LOC136833322 gene encoding endothelial zinc finger protein induced by tumor necrosis factor alpha-like, giving the protein MFYPDISGISHALHATMTMEAARDDRSVNEVSRNLNDVSRNLHEVSRNMNDATGGLHGTANFNLEALKDVRNPSHAFMEAVKDGRNTHNAFTLEAAKDGRTPHSVFSLDSPKEVSRPHSAFNLEAAKEAHRSHSAFSLDTSKDVHRPNSSFSLDAAKEGRSSHSAYNLENVKDGRESSLSPAATTHSTFSVDSKKDAKPFSCPDCGRGFTQKGHLKIHSMQHTGERPHSCPECGKAFIQKIHLKTHMAIHTGEKLHSCSVCGKEFMQKALLTMHMMVHSGEKPHSCGICNKEFTQRVHLDTHMLVHSGQKPFTCTECGKGFVQKGHLKTHMLIHMGVKPFNCPECGKGFTQKVHLTRHLLIHKGEKPFKCNVCDKGFVENRTLQTHLRIHSGEKPFVCSVCNKSFTQSGNLNTHMLVHSGERRYKCSVCGREFTQSGNLDRHMRTHSGERPFQCVICGMSFSQKTNLKSHMGIHALKGNTGNGDGVTGEGTDYTASTFMHESTKMHPEEKMYKCEVCNKGFSRNGNLKTHMAIHSGEKPYQCSMCYSRFTQNVHLKKHMAIHSYGGEEYNPDNPEPGTSGECGRKYNESCRFKEQNMYPCNKHDMYGNKMGNSENVNVVKEEPNDLVHEAEKNRIELENQRRAEFAKSMEAAHKAQMEHAQKEMSLLSKQVMASADNCYTNPFLVNHYHMM; this is encoded by the coding sequence atgttttatccAGATATAAGTGGTATTTCCCATGCACTCCATGCAACCATGACCATGGAGGCAGCAAGGGATGATCGGAGTGTCAACGAAGTGTCAAGGAATTTGAATGATGTTTCCAGGAATTTGCATGAAGTATCCAGGAATATGAATGATGCCACTGGTGGTCTTCATGGCACTGCTAACTTCAATTTGGAGGCTTTAAAGGATGTCAGAAACCCTAGCCATGCCTTTATGGAGGCTGTAAAAGATGGTAGGAATACTCATAATGCCTTCACCCTAGAAGCAGCTAAAGATGGAAGAACACCTCATTCAGTCTTCAGTTTAGATTCTCCCAAAGAAGTAAGTCGACCTCATTCAGCCTTCAACTTAGAAGCGGCCAAAGAAGCACATCGTTCTCATTCAGCCTTCAGTTTGGATACCAGCAAAGATGTGCATCGCCCCAATTCATCTTTCAGTTTGGATGCTGCCAAAGAGGGAAGAAGTTCTCATTCAGCCTACAACCTGGAAAATGTCAAAGACGGAAGAGAATCTTCACTTTCACCAGCAGCTACCACCCATTCTACTTTCAGTGTGGATTCTAAAAAGGATGCAAAGCCTTTCTCTTGTCCTGATTGTGGAAGAGGGTTCACACAGAAAGGCCATCTAAAGATTCATAGCATGCAGCATACTGGTGAGAGGCCTCATTCTTGCCCAGAATGTGGAAAAGCATTCATTCAGAAGATTCACCTAAAGACTCACATGGCAATACACACTGGAGAGAAGCTCCATTCTTGCTCAGTTTGTGGTAAAGAGTTTATGCAGAAAGCTTTACTTACTATGCACATGATGGTTCATTCAGGGGAAAAGCCCCATTCATGTGGCATTTGCAATAAAGAATTTACCCAGAGAGTACACCTTGACACTCATATGCTGGTCCATTCAGGCCAGAAGCCTTTCACATGCACTGAATGTGGGAAGGGATTCGTTCAAAAGGGCCATCTCAAGACTCACATGCTAATTCACATGGGGGTGAAACCTTTCAACTGTCCGGAATGTGGCAAAGGTTTTACCCAGAAAGTTCACCTCACTCGTCACCTTTTAATTCACAAGGGTGAGAAGCCATTTAAATGTAATGTCTGTGACAAGGGATTTGTTGAAAACCGCACCCTGCAGACACATTTGAGAATACATTCAGGTGAGAAACCTtttgtgtgtagtgtatgtaatAAAAGTTTTACTCAAAGTGGGAACCTTAATACACACATGTTAGTACACTCAGGGGAACGGAGATACAAATGCAGTGTTTGTGGGAGGGAATTCACACAAAGTGGCAACTTGGAcagacacatgagaactcattCAGGAGAAAGACCCTTCCAGTGTGTTATTTGTGGCATGTCCTTCTCTcagaaaacaaatttgaaatctCACATGGGTATTCATGCTTTAAAAGGCAACACTGGGAATGGAGATGGAGTCACAGGTGAAGGTACAGACTACACAGCATCTACCTTTATGCATGAATCCACAAAGATGCATCCAGAAGAAAAGATGTATAAGTGTGAAGTGTGTAATAAGGGTTTTTCACGCAATGGAAATTTAAAAACTCACATGGCGATACACTCAGGAGAAAAGCCATACCAGTGCTCAATGTGCTATAGTCGATTCACTCAGAATGTTCACCTCAAAAAACATATGGCTATCCATTCATATGGGGGAGAAGAATACAATCCAGATAATCCAGAGCCAGGCACATCTGGTGAATGTGGGAGGAAGTATAATGAGAGTTGTCGTTTTAAGGAGCAGAATATGTATCCTTGTAATAAGCATGACATGTATGGCAACAAAATGGGGAACAGTGAAAATGTTAATGTGGTCAAGGAAGAACCCAATGATTTAGTTCATGAGGCAGAAAAGAACAGAATTGAATTAGAAAACCAAAGAAGAGCTGAATTTGCTAAGAGTATGGAAGCTGCACACAAGGCGCAGATGGAACATGCGCAGAAAGAAATGAGTTTGCTGAGTAAACAAGTCATGGCTAGTGCAGATAACTGTTATACAAATCCCTTTTTAGTTAACCACTATCATATGATGTAG